From Poecile atricapillus isolate bPoeAtr1 chromosome Z, bPoeAtr1.hap1, whole genome shotgun sequence, one genomic window encodes:
- the LOC131592758 gene encoding serine/threonine-protein kinase PAK 3-like, with product MVMKMNTNANIVTYLDSYFVGKHLWLVMEYMDGGTLRDIINETQMSKGEIAVVSRECLQGLDFLHSNHVIHRDVKSCNVLLRTDADFGLSAQLTPEHRRQSSVAGTSGWMAPEVVTGQPYGPKMDIWSFGIVGIEMVEREVPYWNETPVSVRCKYSLILLTFSPVPFSVCHWTKCHCHLLALLPPRSPSENVPAAHQHLL from the exons ATGGTCATGAAAATGAATACGAACGCCAACATTGTGACCTATTTAGACAG tTACTTTGTGGGGAAGCACCTTTGGCTGGTGATGGAGTACATGGACGGAGGCACTCTGAGAGATATCATCAATGAGACTCAAATGTCGAAAGGAGAGATTGCAGTTGTCAGTCGTGAG tgCCTGCAAGGACTGGATTTTCTTCATTCCAACCATGTGATCCATCGAGATGTGAAGAGCTGCAACGTCCTTCTCAGAACTGATG CTGACTTTGGCCTCTCTGCTCAGCTCACCCCTGAGCACAGGAGACAGAGCTCCGTGGCTGGCACTTCTGGGTGGATGGCGCCTGAAGTCGTGACAGGTCAACCGTACGGCCCCAAAATGGACATATGGTCTTTTGGAATCGTGGGCATCGAAATGGTGGAACGAGAAGTTCCTTACTGGAATGAAACTCCTGTCTCGGTAAGGTGCAAATACTCACTGATCCTGCTGACTTTCTCACCTGTCCCGTTTTCTGTGTGCCACTGGACAAAATGCCATTGCCATCTGCTGGCACTACTTCCACCAAGGTCCCCTTCTGAAAatgtccctgcagcacatcagcaTCTGCTGTAG